From Spodoptera frugiperda isolate SF20-4 chromosome 27, AGI-APGP_CSIRO_Sfru_2.0, whole genome shotgun sequence, a single genomic window includes:
- the LOC118263260 gene encoding uncharacterized protein LOC118263260 has protein sequence MSEIANSEGASESEKPVSNDGVIFPPFPDPNDDDFDDDIEEEERSYYKTVFKDLNTLKSMRLHCTACDRHLGCAARNESRMRAHPMLRTLVCHTCHIFYNSGEFEKGDDGSELYCRWCGQGGQVFCCSDCPHVFCAKCVKRNFGMSKAKEIENIDDWKCFKCNNKCLWDLRALCWAVLRFCDLKNKMAHQAQDPELKEAYKKDCSVDYSECCKSKTKRNQKTETPKRKEIKKESDVKSNTDAKTTSSIISKISPTIQVKKFASVNIDEVKQEKKPQKRSLSPKNKAVLVKNPINIAPNTKLPLPPLPKRMKLPPLLVNSTIRVINDRNKPLTTYTRIKPKTTQTVIGTFNGINPNIYSNDNINLSLESLTQGLDMSTVAALTGKPQEDDVVCTPDFPLEPLCEVTEDNDDDVQCITPGPVVPPKLSNPPPLVPRLINNQPVDVTSDNVVQMTDNDVTVNTATGGLKFRVDPQTLSSNKMYRLPDGRIFAINSNPAMPGGYSATIVAVAEATGKTISKGATYAAKLSSVAPSPVATPKATRNVPRILKRSTPKATISKIKPAEVMPRNCDLNVPVEWYRYNLVDAVDALEYALSRLNKLKKEATTVFLRTRTIDEMRTIHRSFERLLNTSSSRFTEIRDNLNKGFKQYLTRKSGGNSEDDDDVEILPDMEVNDDPIFIDENSIESINGSENQEVDLTSVGSEYNDSEENNKSDNFSKSVTEPLNDNEPIENSDSLAVISHKNNSVNVPVNAINKQSSANDKVLNSDIVKETERDLREDNKRKSNVQDDVIMEISENASEKNIQEQSSTVADAPVTETENDKVNKKDNMDIDEETDSNTDTIKNDNIDKADTLPTKNNLECTENSERNGLQNDDEGEKKSNKVAEVKDDGINNNDLNDKADNQDSDDRLQDTEMSEEMIETLLKDDVGDEQGTSLKTVESSEILEET, from the exons ATGAGCGAAATTGCCAACAGTGAAGGAGCTTCAGAGTCTGAGAAGCCGGTTTCGAATGACGGTGTTATATTCCCGCCTTTCCCAG ATCCTAATGATGATGACTTTGATGATGATATTGAGGAAGAAGAGAGAAGTTActacaaaactgtttttaaag ACCTCAACACCTTAAAGTCTATGAGACTACATTGTACGGCTTGTGATCGTCATCTAGGATGTGCAGCACGCAACGAATCCCGTATGCGTGCTCATCCAATGCTACGCACTCTCGTCTGCCATACTTGTCACATCTTCTATAACAGTGGAGAATTTGAGAAGGGTGATGATGGCTCTGAGCTGTATTGTAGATGGTGTGGTCAAGGTGGACAAGTTTTTTGTTGTTCTGATTGCCCTCATGTGTTTTGTGCG AAATGTGTCAAGCGTAATTTTGGAATGTCAAAGGCcaaagaaattgaaaatatagatgattggaaatgttttaaatgcaaTAACAAATGTCTTTGGGACCTTCGTGCACTATGCTGGGCCGTTCTACGTTTCTGTGACCtcaaaaataa AATGGCTCATCAAGCTCAAGATCCAGAATTAAAGGAAGCATATAAAAAGGATTGCTCTGTAGATTATTCTGAATGTTGCAAAAGCAAAACAAAGAGAAATCAGAAAACAGAAACTCCAAAACGGAAGGAAATCAAGAAGGAATCAGATGTGAAGTCAAACACAGATGCTAAGACTACTTCTAGTATAATATCTAAAATTTCACCAACAATTCAG GTCAAAAAGTTTGCTTCTGTAAATATTGATGAggtgaaacaagaaaaaaagcCCCAAAAGAGATCTTTAAGTCCAAAAAACAAAGCAGTTTTagtaaaaaatccaataaatattGCACCAAACACAAAGTTGCCATTGCCACCACTTCCTAAAAGGATGAag tTGCCTCCATTGTTAGTAAACAGTACTATACGAGTCATAAATGACCGGAACAAGCCGTTAACAACCTATACTCGCATTAAGCCTAAAACAACTCAAACAGTGATTGGTACTTTCAATGGTATTAATCCAAATATCTATAGTAATGATAATATTAACTTATCATTAGAAAGTCTAACGCAG GGATTAGACATGTCAACTGTGGCTGCTTTAACCGGTAAACCACAAGAAGACGACGTTGTGTGCACTCCAGACTTCCCACTGGAGCCTTTGTGTGAG GTTACTGaagacaatgatgatgacgtaCAATGTATTACGCCAGGTCCTGTTGTTCCACCAAAGCTAAGCAACCCACCTCCTTTAGTACCACGTCTCATAAATAATCAACCAGTTGATGTAACATCAGATAATGTTGTTCAAATGACTGATAACGATGTTACCGTTAACACAGCCACAGGCGGTTTGAAATTCCGTGTGGACCCTCAAACTTTatcatcaaataaaatgtatcgtCTACCGGATGGTCGCATATTTGCTATTAATTCAAACCCTGCTATGCCAGGTGGATATTCAGCTACTATAGTAGCAGTCGCCGAAGCAACTGGTAAAACGATATCGAAAGGCGCCACGTATGCAGCTAAACTTAGCTCGGTCGCTCCTTCACCTGTAGCCACTCCCAAAGCAACCCGGAATGTACCTCGCATTTTAAAACGTAGTACACCAAAAGCTactatttccaaaataaaaccTGCTGAAGTTATGCCTAGAAATTGCGATTTGAATGTTCCAGTAGAATGGTATAGATACAATTTAGTTGATGCAGTTGATGCTTTGGAATACGCTCTCTCaagacttaataaattaaaaaaagaagctACTACTGTCTTCTTACGTACTCGAACAATTGATGAAATGCGCACTATTCATAGAAGTTTCGAGAGGTTGCTGAATACGTCATCTAGTAGATTTACTGAAATCCGTGATAATCTGAATAAAGGTTTTAAACAGTATCTTACACGGAAGTCAGGTGGCAACAGTGAAGATGACGATGACGTCGAAATATTACCAGATATGGAAGTTAATGATGATCCTATATTTATAGACGAAAATTCTATCGAATCTATTAATGGCTCCGAAAACCAAGAGGTAGATTTAACAAGTGTTGGTAGTGAATATAATGATAGTGAAGAGAATAATAAAAGTGATAACTTTTCCAAAAGTGTAACTGAACCTTTAAATGACAATGAACCTATTGAAAATAGCGATTCACTAGCAGTTATAAGTCACAAAAATAACTCTGTGAATGTCCCAGTAAATGCAATTAACAAACAAAGCAGTGCAAATGATAAAGTGTTGAATAGTGACATAGTTAAAGAAACTGAAAGGGACTTGAGAGAggacaataaaagaaaaagcaatGTTCAAGACGATGTCATTATGGAAATTAGTGAAAACGCTTCTGAAAAGAACATTCAAGAACAGAGTAGTACTGTAGCTGATGCTCCTGTTACTGAAACAGAAAatgacaaagtaaataaaaaagataacatGGATATAGATGAAGAAACTGACTCCAACACAGACACAATCAAAAATGACAATATAGACAAGGCAGATACACTGCCTACCAAGAATAATTTGGAATGTACAGAAAATTCTGAAAGGAATGGTCTACAAAATGATGATGAGGGTGAAAAGAAGTCAAATAAGGTAGCTGAAGTAAAGGATGatggtataaataataatgatttaaatgATAAGGCTGATAATCAAGATAGTGATGATAGACTGCAAGATACTGAAATGAGTGAAGAGATGATTGAAACATTGTTGAAAGATGATGTAGGTGATGAACAGGGAACCAGTTTGAAAACTGTAGAATCTTCTGAAATATTAGAAGAAacctaa